The sequence AAGATTAAAACTATCAGTTACATATAAAACGTTGTAACGGACAATTCGTTTATCTACGTACATGAATGGATTTTCTTGAGTAAGCAGTCTTatgtgttgaatatgtagtttcttgtttaaaaatttacattttcacCCTTCATTTAAATATCCCTTTTACAAGTTTCTCTGCGTATACGTTCAAATTTAAACTCACACTATAGCTAACGTATTCTCGTCCTACTAATACTTAATATGCAAAAAATGCTGTTTTGTATTATTGGCTTCAATTGTATTTCCCGATTTTTTTGATAAATTATCCGCTCCTGTTTGAACAAAATTAGTATGATAAATGTTAAGTTTATGCAAAATAGCATCTAATTATTCTGGTGCAACAATACATCTTTTACCATTGATTCTTAATTTCTAACGCGTAACATTTAAGATGTTATCATCAAtctgatgatatatatatatacatatatattcgcTACTTCCTTTCACAACATTCATTGTATCTGACCAGGAAATTGTTGCAAATTTTATTTGAGTAAACAATTAAAAACTACACATGTAATGAGGATTTCAAAGCCACATATCAATGGTGAAGAAGAAAACAATAGGAAATTATGATAAATGAGTAGACTTATATTCAAATTCAGTGAAATTATTGATGGTTTGAATGTTCCTATAATTGTAATTTTCTTTGAACTATTAACCTTGTATTATTGATGAAATCTACAAAATAGAATATCTGATAAACtcagaataataatttataattagtGTGGTGGCGTATCATAGTCCTAATTCATCGTTGAAATAAATCGTAAAATGGTTATGAAGAATAATTTAGAATCCGATTTTATCAGCAGttgtttgtggatattatagtaatttacttATTGAGCTAAtcagtccattgaagctagaccaccgcggaaaaccaggaagcattggacggccgtttcgtcccattatgggactcctcagctgtgtgCATTTACGATCCCGTCTCTCAAGattggaacccaggacctatcagtctcgcgcaagGGCACCTAACCcatagatcactgagccggccggaaTCGAACTGTGTTAATGGATAACTTCATTCAATCCACAGAATTGCGCCACCactcaccattgtcttcaatgaattACTATCTCGCTAATTACCCGGTTgcactccactggtcacggcttctcactagaactccaggaaatatttttttaaagtcaatcactagtaagcatatacTGATTGGCATCGGAGAGGggtattgtggatattatagtaatttaatggttgagttcattagtccaTTTAAGCTAGACCTCCATgtaaaacctgtaagcactgtaAGACCAGTTCATCTTACTGttggactcctcaatagtgagCATCCATAATTCAATTTTAACAAATTAATTCTCTTAATGCCAATTGGTTAATATATTCTAAACCAATCAAATTCAtactatttaaattatttaaaattgtttattctttacaaatatttctttatattatgttaaattagataaacaaacacattgaaaaattcattctaatttataaataataaaattagttaataattttcataatacaaactttaaaatataaataatttcaattatctttcatattttgattatatttaatCAAGTATAATATACTACTAAtcctgttgttgttattgttgttactactacttatattacgactttattatcaataattattgattgaatatatacatatatacatacatgtaattaaaatgtttttattaactGGATTATCCAATATGAATAAAACATCATTCACGGAACGATATGATAAACTTGGTTTATTATCTAATAGTTATTCATTTCAATGGGAAACTAATTCATTTCATACTATCaatataaaatctaataatgataataaatataaatcatttctattatttttatataatacaacaaaatataaaattgaaaaaacATTTAATACATTACAATGTtatcataaattaataatacaaaaatcCAATTATTCATTGgataaagaaataaacaataaatcaatacttattcaattgaataaaatcgataataataataataaacaatgtaaTACTTACTCAAAAGAGAATATAATTGAATCAAATTCTTATTATATATCTAACGATAATAGTTTAAAATCAATCGATTCATTATATAAATCAGGACGTATTATTCATCGAAAACATATAAAATATCGTCAAtggaaaaataaaatcaatatcaaACATAAAAAATcatgtataaatataaaaatcaatgaaaaatcaataaatgtcaataataataataatatactgatttttaataatgattcacaatcaattgattctaaatattcattaaaaaatgtagtaaattataataaaatatcaaatatacataaacaatatttatttggtcaattaatgaatgataatcaatgggatttatttttatgtttattaaatactgatataaatattaattcaatacaaaaaaagattaaattatcaaataataattatgagtTGAATAAACATGAAACAATAATGATTGAAATATATCCATCAGTTATTGATCTTTTTCTAAGAAATATTCCATCGCAtctatcttcttcttcttcttctacaaATGGAATCTATTCCATAATACTTTCATGTCTTCTTGATCATGGAGCTAATATTcataatataaatcatttttatcaatATACCTATAATGGTGGTATTCAATTAAATACTTTATCTTATATATTTGAACAAATTGCAATACAATTAAATCATagtttacaaataataaatattataaataattctcAATTTATTGATAATGCTGGTCTATTAAGACAATTATTAAATTCTGGTATGATTCCTaccaaattattttttcttatttatactaacaaattattcatatttaatataaaagAATCAATcattcttaataataataataataatacaaatcaaatatataaaaatcagCTTTATCCACTACTTATATATGAATTAGTAAAATGGAATATttctaatcaaaatacaacacaATATCTTCCAATTATATTACAatcatttattgtattattttttaattttatatattcTGGATTATGTAAATTACCTGAAAATCTATATGATATAAtcgataataatttaataaatcaatataatgattatcatactaataataaacataataatcaatataatgataaagattacattattaataatcaatattatttatcatattttaattattatcataataaatTTTTACAACTTATTAATAAACAACCATTTAGTTTATTTGTACAATGTAGatataaaataagaaatcaaatagatataaaatattttaataaattaattatgaattcaaatatatttaataatgataataataatcattttatgataaataatgaattttataaaaaattaattcaattacCTGATCCATTAAAACATGCTATTGGTTATATGGAAGGgatacatttaaaaaatgaattatatactTTAACACAACCAATGTAGTATCATTCTATGtatatatggatatatatgGATATGAATGGATGATGAAATAGAAGCAAGTTTTTCTTTCATTGTATAGTTTAGTTTTTATTATGTACAAACATAAAAATCTTGATGTATatttgaataatgaattttcacttatttaataaacaatcataCAGATCTAAAatttttgaaatttataaaattgtaaatatgtatattatcaAGATCAAATTTATCAGAATAGTAATTAATATTCCAAATCTAAATAACGAACTAGAAACAATCttcataattacttacttacttacttacgcctgttactcctcatggagcataggccgcagaccagcattctccaacccactctgtcctgtccctttttttctagttccatccaattcttgttcgttcttctcatatctgtctccatttctcgacgtaactTCGTggccaacaggcaggattccgtaaggatagatcgtgtacagaccaaatcgcaactctacggatgactgtggaacaatcaattgaatggaattcatcactctacatcaacttcattgacaaCGAagaagcatttgatagcgtgtaCAGAACAACACCATGGAAATTTctttgacactacggcgtgcctcaggaGATAGTcactatcatacagaattcatatgatggattacactgcaaaattgtgcatggaggacagttgacaaagtcttTCGAAATAAAgatcggtgtcaggcaaggttgcttactctcaccctttctctttctcctggtgatcgactggatcatgaagacgtcaaaatCTGAAGGGAAatatgggatacagtggacatctaggatgcagttggacgatctagacttcgcagatgatctggcccttctatcccaaacccaacaacaaatgcaggagaatacgaccagtgtagcagcagcctcagcagcagtaggtctcaatatatacatcctgtttaacaataccctgtagAAGACTTCTCcgggtattgagagaagagtgatgcccctgtagtaatcacagttgctgagatcgcctttcttcggtattttgatcagaagtccttctttacagtctgttggtacttgttcctcatcccaaatcttattgaagagaatgtggagtatccttgcagttaccgctacgtctgcttttagtgtctctgctggaatgttgtctggccCTGCtactttgccactcttgatctgtctgatggccatgctgatttctttatccagaaaatacaagtgtttgttaacagttgtctacgcagatCCATTGGACAGACACTATCATCAgcaacctactgtaggagaaaacaaaccagatctcagcggaggaagaaattggaaagaagcgctggaagtgaatgggacacacattgaggaaagcactcaactgcgtcacaagacaagctctcacatggaatcctcaaggccaaagaaggagaggaagaccaaagaacacattacgtcgagaaatggagacagatatgagaagaacgaacaagaattggatggaactagaaaagaagggtcaggacagagtgggttggagaatgctggtctgcggcctatgctccatgaggagtaacaggcgtaagtaagtaagtaagtatcttctggatggtgactttcgtagttctccaggtttctgccccatacagtagaactgtcttgacatttgtattgaaaatcctgaccttggtgttggttgacagttgttttgagttccagatgttcttcagttgtaaatatgctgctcttacttTGTCGATTCGtgccttcacgtctgcatcggatcgaccgcgttcatcaatgatactgcccaaatatgtaaaggattttacatctttcaaatgttctccgtcaattttgattggattggtgcatgctgtgtgtTATCGGAtaatcttgcttttcctttttttgttttgattcttcataataaataaataaaaatatttgtaatatgtcaatgagtagaaaaattagattttctgaagtttcgtgacttagtgtaagccatttcttcattatttattctctgacgAAGTAGCTTTCATCAAGGTACGAAACGTAAGAAAAGCTAATTTTTTACagattgggatattacaaatatgtcatttatttataacaatctacccaatgctcaatttattcgaaattatcaagtcaaatcttCGTAATTATACCTATAAATTCTTCATAATGATATTCAATATCAGGTTTGTTTCCATCAGTTTAAGTGatattaaaatgatttatgtaTTTGCACCTTGTTTTCCTAATCATGAACGAGTAACTTCTTGATTATTCATTTACTAactgaatgaataataatttattattataaatgcaTAGAAATATACTAATAGAATACCTACTCAATAAACTGAAAGATTTAGGCCTTGAATCTGTCAAAAAACTCCATTGTAAATAAACTTTGACTACGTAGATACAAAAGGAGTCAAAGTGATTTCATATTATATGTATAGCATCTGATAATTCATTATGTTGGAACTAACTATTATGGATTCGATGACCGTTATTTTGCTAGCATATTTCCTTTCCTACCATAAGtacatttatatacataaattaatttcaatgaaaagtCACTAGTGTTTCTGTCAATGGTTTGGTGGTGTGCTACtgataaatataagtagtatgtatgatTAATCGCGAGTTGAATGTATGGCgacagaaggttgagaaaatagAAAAGAACGAGTACAGAGAGTGATTAGCATAGAAACGAAAGAACAGCAAAGTCTGGAACAATTGATggataatttgaaaataaagtatttattgtatggttctcagattttatcaaGTTATTCTATAATGTTATgttaaaatacatttggttgtccccgtATCTGTCCTCGTTCACTATAGTTTCAGTTATGCTAATGATTTGTTGTCTATTGAAAATTCGTTTGTGAAATATCACGAATTCGACAGCGTTTAATGATAACTTgaatcacaaactgacatcagttaaacGATTCTCTTATTGAGCTCGAAATACTTATTGGAATCTGGTAAGCTTTGTGAATAAATTCATTctaatattaataaattgtgGTTGTCGGCTAACACGTCTGGTGAGTTAATGTTTCATGACTGATTTGACTAAACCTATATGCTTTGAATTACCGTTACGACATTTTCAAATCATTTCTGAACTTAATCACTAGTTATTTTCAGACACTAAAATTGGTTTAGTTTCCCTCAAGTATGTGTCGTGTTTGCTTCATGAGTAAGCATATGTCgtggtgaacgagaacacaaataggCATAAGTGAATGCATtagaacacaaaattacaaaacatcttagtaatatctgaaaaccatacagtaaatgtttaatttgcaaaatgtcaatcagttgtctcaaacttgGCTTTCCCTATTACAAATGTCactcaattgtctcaaacttcactattccttcatttccacagcaatcattctGTGTTCTCGTTttattttcttcgatcttcttaaccttctgctgccacgTATTTCACTCTCGATCGATGgtgaatactacttatatctgtcgacatcagtagcacacaacacAGGTCCACCACATTCTCAACTTCAGTTAATTCGCAGTTATTACGCGGTGATGACTTAGATGCTATGATCTTTTAAATTGGTTTTATGCATAATTTGAAGTCGAGACCAGTGACGGTGAAGGAATCACATCTAATTCACCAAACTCATTTCAGtcagtgttaatgtataacaatCCAAACAGTCTCCCTCTACTATCTAAATGCGTTCCCCTAGTCTAGACAGTAAACGATTTACTGACTGAATTTTACATATGTATAAATGTATGAGATTATTGTTACTCAATATGTTAAGTTGTAGTATCGTTCTACTCTGTACATGTATACATGTATCGCATATTTCAGTCCAGTAAGATCCCACTTCCATTTTGAATTTTCAACGAGATTATGATCTGTCAACATCTGTAGCACACTCCACAATATTACATTATGTGTTCTTACAAGTCGAAAATTATCCTAGTCATGATGTATAACTTTGTATCCATTTTACCTCATAGGAAATTGttttttatgaaaatttaaCATAACTCCATAAATACTGTAATGATTAGTTGATTAGTTTACATATTATGTAAATAGGAATAGAAATTTTCCCTAGAGTTAATGTAAACGTTTTATGGATTTTATAGTACTGAAAtccatatttattaaaattttgatTAACAACCCATTCAGTTCCATTAATTCTACATTTTAATTCTTTTAAAATGTACATCTCTTCAGCATAGTATTTATCAAATGAATGggataaacattttaaatgtgAAAAATATTACTAACAAACGATAAAACTATTACTGTTAAATGGAAACGTTTAAAAATGTTACTTGTatacaaacattttaaaaataaggaaaatattattataaaattattaaaaaaaacaagacaAATGCTTAACTTTCAAACAGTttaagattttgattgagatcatgaactgattgatgttagaccaacattgaaaacctggaagcactggatggccatttcgttctgTTCTAGGACTCTTCAGAATTGCTTATCCACcatcccgcccgcgggattcgaacccagagccttcggtcTAGCTCACGAACGCCTAAACTTTTAAATAAGTCTATGTTCATTATGTTTTCCATTGGAAAAATTTGTAGTTTGTTATTATGTGAACATTTGatatttcattcaaaatatATCTTCAACTTTCCATTTTCAGTCTTTCACGGAAAAAAATGAGTTTCCAGTCAGAACAACTGAAACTTCCTACGAAGCTGTAAAAAAGTATTTCACGTTTTACACTACGTACTTATAACATCTAGACAACCATTAAGAACCGGGAAGTACTGAATAGCTGTTTGGTCTCATCTTGGGACTCTTTGGGATTATGTATCCACGATATTTCTGTTGCTGAGAGGTCTCATGCTACAATGTTACACCTATTTAGTGCTTTTTGGTTCCCATTAGTTGTTAACATACAGCCAGTTATCACATTGAAAATCACAGAACATCACGATCTACTAAATGTTAGTTTTGACATAGTTTTGGAATTTTCATCGATACTCACAACCATTCGCAGGATAGAATATTCGTCAATTAGACcatattttattcttttgtttattataaAGTGGTTTATACCACTTTATACTACTTTAACTGACTTCAaatagattattatttttaactcaggttatttaaaatgtttgatGTTTAAGCTATGAAAACTTTGTTAACTTACTGAATCTGTTCAGAAGTTTTCCAAGTTGACCACACTGAATTTAACACCTTAAAGAAGCATAAATCTCTTTAAATACTATGGATAAAACTATTTATTGAGTGAACTGCCATTGTTTGATTAAACGTCCTTTAATTGTTAACTAATAATTATTCAACTCTCACCAAAAACGAATTGCAAAGAACCTACATACTTGAACAAATATTTCATGAACTGATAATACAGACTACAAATCAAAATAGCTACATTACAAATCTGTAATGACAAACGTCGCATAGTATCGTAGGTCGATTAAAGTTaatcattaacaccgttggatagtGACTCAATGGTGCAGAAGTTAGGTGTTCGCACGCTAGATCAATTGTCCTGGATTTGACTCCTGCATATAGGTTTGTCTGTGCACACCGATAAGGAACTCCATGCTAAAACAAAAACAGCTACTCACTGCTTTTAgattttaaataattgtttaaattaGATTGGCTCATGATGTCATCGATATTTTTACATTATTCAACAA comes from Schistosoma haematobium chromosome 3, whole genome shotgun sequence and encodes:
- a CDS encoding hypothetical protein (EggNog:ENOG41KOG0144~COG:A), whose translation is MFLLTGLSNMNKTSFTERYDKLGLLSNSYSFQWETNSFHTINIKSNNDNKYKSFLLFLYNTTKYKIEKTFNTLQCYHKLIIQKSNYSLDKEINNKSILIQLNKIDNNNNKQCNTYSKENIIESNSYYISNDNSLKSIDSLYKSGRIIHRKHIKYRQWKNKINIKHKKSCINIKINEKSINVNNNNNILIFNNDSQSIDSKYSLKNVVNYNKISNIHKQYLFGQLMNDNQWDLFLCLLNTDININSIQKKIKLSNNNYELNKHETIMIEIYPSVIDLFLRNIPSHLSSSSSSTNGIYSIILSCLLDHGANIHNINHFYQYTYNGGIQLNTLSYIFEQIAIQLNHSLQIINIINNSQFIDNAGLLRQLLNSGMIPTKLFFLIYTNKLFIFNIKESIILNNNNNNTNQIYKNQLYPLLIYELVKWNISNQNTTQYLPIILQSFIVLFFNFIYSGLCKLPENLYDIIDNNLINQYNDYHTNNKHNNQYNDKDYIINNQYYLSYFNYYHNKFLQLINKQPFSLFVQCRYKIRNQIDIKYFNKLIMNSNIFNNDNNNHFMINNEFYKKLIQLPDPLKHAIGYMEGIHLKNELYTLTQPM